A window of Phyllobacterium sp. T1293 contains these coding sequences:
- the acnA gene encoding aconitate hydratase AcnA, translating into MSQIDSFKCRKTLTVGDKEYVYYSLTEAEKNGLEGISKLPFSMKVLLENLLRFEDNRSVFKKDIENVAKWLVDRGSAGAEIAYRPARVLMQDFTGVPAVVDLAAMRDAMVNLGGDPEKINPLVPVDLVIDHSVIVDEFGNPQAFKRNVDLEYERNGERYRFLKWGQQAFKNFRVVPPGTGICHQVNLEYLAQAVWTKEEDGVTVAYPDTCVGTDSHTTMVNGLGVLGWGVGGIEAEASMLGQPVSMLLPEVIGFRLTGKVKEGVTATDLVLTVVQMLRKKGVVGKFVEFFGPGLESMTLADRATIGNMGPEYGATCGFFPIDRETINYMHMSGRDEERLALVEAYSKAQGMWREPGSADPVFTDTLELDLGTVVPSMAGPKRPEGRIALEGIAAGFHESLQKEYKKTTQLDARYAVEGEDYDLGHGDVAIAAITSCTNTSNPSVLIAAGLLARNAAAKGLKSKPWVKTSLAPGSQVVAAYLESAGLQVELDKLGFNLVGFGCTTCIGNSGPLPAPISKTINDKGLIAAAVLSGNRNFEGRVSPDVQANYLASPPLVVAYALAGSVTKDLTTEPLGEDQNGNPVFLKDIWPSSHEIQEFITKNVTRKLFSAKYADVFKGDQNWQNVKVPAGQTYAWDDNSTYVQNPPYFVGMGKTPGTVNDIKGARILGLFGDKITTDHISPAGSIKAASPAGKYLTDHGVAPLDFNQYGTRRGNHEVMMRGTFANIRIRNHMLGENGREGGYTIHYPSKEEMPIYDAAMQYRTENVPLVIFAGIEYGNGSSRDWAAKGTNLLGVRAVISQSFERIHRSNLVGMGIVPFVLEDGTSWQSLGLKGDETVSIEGLATIQPRQKTHATVTFADGTVKQVPLICRIDTIDELEYLKNGGILQYVLRDLAA; encoded by the coding sequence ATGTCTCAAATCGACAGTTTCAAATGCCGTAAAACCCTAACCGTAGGGGATAAGGAATATGTCTATTACAGCTTGACCGAAGCTGAGAAAAACGGCCTGGAAGGTATTTCCAAACTTCCGTTCTCCATGAAAGTCCTCCTCGAAAACCTGCTTCGCTTCGAAGATAACCGCTCGGTTTTCAAGAAGGACATTGAAAACGTTGCCAAATGGCTTGTCGACCGTGGCAGTGCTGGAGCCGAGATTGCCTATCGCCCCGCGCGGGTTCTGATGCAGGATTTCACCGGTGTTCCGGCGGTTGTTGATCTGGCTGCGATGCGCGATGCCATGGTGAACCTTGGCGGCGATCCTGAGAAGATCAACCCGCTGGTTCCGGTTGATCTGGTCATCGATCACTCGGTCATCGTTGATGAGTTCGGCAATCCGCAGGCCTTCAAGCGCAATGTGGATCTGGAATATGAACGCAATGGCGAGCGCTACCGCTTCCTGAAGTGGGGTCAGCAGGCGTTCAAGAACTTCCGCGTTGTTCCGCCCGGCACCGGCATCTGCCATCAGGTCAATCTGGAATATCTGGCGCAGGCCGTCTGGACCAAGGAAGAGGACGGCGTCACCGTTGCCTATCCCGATACCTGTGTTGGCACCGATTCGCACACAACCATGGTCAATGGCCTTGGTGTTCTCGGCTGGGGTGTTGGCGGCATTGAAGCTGAAGCGTCTATGCTGGGCCAGCCTGTATCCATGTTGCTGCCAGAGGTTATCGGCTTCCGCCTGACCGGCAAGGTCAAGGAAGGCGTGACGGCAACCGATCTGGTGCTCACCGTCGTGCAGATGCTGCGCAAGAAGGGTGTTGTCGGCAAGTTCGTCGAGTTCTTCGGCCCCGGCCTTGAAAGCATGACACTGGCTGACCGCGCCACCATCGGCAATATGGGTCCGGAATATGGTGCGACCTGCGGTTTCTTCCCGATTGACCGCGAAACCATCAACTACATGCATATGTCCGGCCGCGATGAAGAGCGTCTGGCACTGGTTGAAGCCTATTCAAAGGCGCAGGGCATGTGGCGTGAGCCCGGTTCCGCCGATCCTGTCTTCACCGACACACTGGAACTGGACCTCGGTACTGTTGTTCCATCCATGGCGGGCCCGAAGCGTCCGGAAGGCCGCATTGCGCTCGAAGGCATCGCAGCCGGTTTCCACGAATCGCTGCAGAAGGAATACAAGAAGACCACCCAGCTTGACGCCCGCTATGCGGTTGAAGGTGAGGATTATGATCTCGGCCATGGCGATGTTGCCATTGCTGCAATCACCTCCTGCACCAACACGTCAAACCCGAGCGTACTGATTGCCGCTGGTCTTCTCGCCCGCAATGCTGCCGCCAAGGGCCTGAAGTCAAAGCCATGGGTCAAGACTTCGCTCGCTCCCGGTTCGCAGGTTGTGGCCGCCTATCTGGAAAGCGCAGGCTTGCAGGTTGAACTCGACAAGCTTGGCTTCAATCTGGTTGGCTTTGGCTGCACCACCTGCATCGGCAATTCGGGCCCGCTGCCTGCGCCAATCTCCAAGACCATCAATGACAAGGGTCTGATCGCGGCAGCTGTGCTTTCCGGCAACCGCAACTTTGAAGGCCGTGTTTCGCCTGATGTGCAGGCCAACTATCTGGCTTCACCGCCACTGGTTGTTGCCTACGCGCTGGCCGGATCAGTCACCAAGGACCTGACGACAGAACCTCTGGGTGAAGACCAGAACGGCAATCCGGTGTTCCTCAAGGACATCTGGCCGTCTTCTCATGAGATCCAGGAATTCATCACCAAAAACGTCACGCGCAAGCTGTTCTCCGCCAAATACGCCGATGTGTTCAAGGGCGACCAGAACTGGCAGAACGTCAAGGTTCCGGCAGGCCAGACCTATGCATGGGACGACAATTCGACCTATGTGCAGAACCCGCCTTACTTTGTCGGCATGGGCAAGACACCGGGCACCGTCAATGACATCAAGGGCGCACGCATCCTTGGTCTGTTCGGCGACAAGATCACCACCGACCACATTTCTCCTGCCGGTTCGATCAAGGCGGCTTCGCCTGCGGGCAAGTATCTTACCGATCATGGTGTGGCACCGCTCGACTTCAACCAGTACGGCACACGGCGTGGCAACCACGAAGTGATGATGCGCGGCACGTTTGCCAATATCCGCATCCGCAACCACATGCTCGGCGAGAACGGCCGCGAAGGTGGTTACACGATTCATTATCCCTCGAAAGAGGAAATGCCGATCTATGATGCGGCCATGCAGTATCGCACGGAGAATGTCCCGCTGGTCATCTTCGCCGGTATTGAATATGGCAATGGTTCATCGCGTGACTGGGCAGCCAAGGGCACCAATCTTCTTGGTGTTCGCGCTGTGATCTCCCAGTCGTTCGAACGCATCCACCGCTCGAACCTTGTTGGCATGGGCATTGTCCCATTCGTGCTTGAGGATGGCACCAGCTGGCAGTCACTCGGTCTGAAGGGTGACGAGACGGTTTCGATCGAAGGACTTGCCACGATCCAGCCGCGCCAGAAGACCCATGCCACGGTGACGTTCGCAGATGGCACCGTCAAACAGGTCCCGCTGATCTGCCGTATCGATACAATCGATGAACTCGAATACCTCAAGAACGGCGGCATCCTCCAATACGTGCTGCGCGATCTCGCTGCTTAA
- a CDS encoding DUF1223 domain-containing protein, producing the protein MTLRPLFKAILIASPLFAAAAFAWPVCAEDIGKKPDGVVELYTSQGCGSCPPADAVLKQLVAEGKVVALAFHVDYWDYRGWIDNLALPENTARQNAYRKALGLTGVYTPQAILNGREHVNGQDGTRIRRRIDEMRSGDSGLTVPVSIEKTSPDRLIINIGEGPAAKNPVRVLLAYFNKETIVAIPDGENGGRNVSYANSVRAMETVGMWDGKSQKIEIPLTEIASKKASGCAVLLQEMLGEGKPGPIIGASIMTKP; encoded by the coding sequence TTGACCCTGCGCCCTCTGTTCAAAGCCATTCTTATCGCCAGCCCGCTCTTCGCGGCCGCTGCGTTTGCTTGGCCAGTTTGCGCTGAAGACATTGGCAAGAAACCCGATGGCGTGGTCGAACTCTATACGTCGCAGGGCTGCGGCTCATGCCCTCCCGCTGATGCTGTGCTCAAGCAGTTGGTTGCGGAAGGCAAGGTCGTCGCTCTGGCTTTTCATGTTGACTACTGGGATTATCGTGGCTGGATCGACAATCTCGCATTACCAGAAAATACCGCGCGCCAGAATGCCTATCGCAAGGCGCTTGGTCTGACAGGTGTCTACACACCACAGGCAATCCTCAATGGCCGCGAACACGTCAATGGTCAGGATGGCACGCGTATCCGTCGCCGAATCGATGAGATGCGCAGCGGTGATTCTGGCCTGACCGTCCCCGTCTCCATCGAAAAAACATCGCCTGATCGGCTGATTATCAATATTGGTGAAGGCCCTGCCGCAAAAAATCCGGTGCGTGTTCTCCTTGCCTATTTCAACAAGGAAACGATTGTTGCCATCCCCGATGGGGAGAATGGCGGACGCAATGTGAGCTATGCCAATAGCGTGCGCGCCATGGAAACGGTTGGTATGTGGGATGGCAAATCACAGAAGATCGAAATTCCGCTGACCGAGATCGCCAGCAAGAAGGCCTCGGGCTGTGCTGTCCTGTTGCAGGAGATGCTTGGCGAGGGTAAACCGGGTCCGATTATCGGCGCATCGATCATGACAAAGCCCTGA
- a CDS encoding GNAT family N-acetyltransferase produces MTSIHIRPAQPSDLPAITAIYRDAVLHGTATYEIEPPDIAEMTRRFHTITSDGFPYCVAEINGVVAGYAYASYFRTRPAYWWSVEDSIYIAPEAKGKGIGKALLQRLIIDCTALGFRQFIAVIGDGHDASASVRLHTSCGFKHSGIIKGSGFKHGRWLDTVLMQLDMNGGTETLPNTAPLKG; encoded by the coding sequence ATGACCAGTATTCATATCCGCCCGGCCCAGCCCTCCGACCTGCCAGCCATCACTGCCATTTATCGCGACGCCGTTTTGCATGGCACCGCAACCTACGAAATCGAGCCCCCGGATATAGCCGAAATGACGCGCCGGTTTCACACAATCACCAGTGACGGCTTTCCCTATTGTGTGGCGGAGATCAACGGTGTGGTCGCCGGTTATGCCTATGCCAGTTATTTCCGCACCCGCCCGGCCTATTGGTGGAGCGTAGAGGATTCGATCTACATTGCGCCCGAAGCCAAGGGAAAGGGCATTGGTAAGGCCCTGTTGCAACGGTTGATTATTGATTGCACCGCACTTGGCTTCCGTCAGTTCATCGCTGTCATTGGCGATGGCCACGACGCATCAGCATCGGTGCGTCTGCACACAAGTTGCGGGTTCAAACATTCAGGAATAATCAAAGGTTCCGGTTTCAAGCATGGCCGCTGGCTGGATACTGTCCTGATGCAGCTCGACATGAACGGCGGCACCGAGACACTCCCAAACACGGCACCCCTGAAAGGCTGA
- a CDS encoding DUF2794 domain-containing protein, whose amino-acid sequence MDSNAGGDESQQQAKLISLSSARDLPVTFNRRELDQILRIYGFMVSSGEWRDYAIDHLSDRAVFSVFRRTSEVPMYRIEKNPRLARKQGAYSVIAASGLILKRGMELDRVLKIFDKSLRIVQS is encoded by the coding sequence ATGGACAGCAATGCAGGTGGCGACGAATCGCAACAGCAGGCAAAACTCATTTCACTCTCCAGCGCACGCGATCTCCCCGTTACATTCAATCGGCGGGAACTTGATCAAATTCTCAGAATATATGGTTTTATGGTCTCATCGGGTGAATGGCGTGATTATGCCATTGATCATCTGAGCGACCGTGCCGTGTTTTCCGTGTTTCGCCGCACCAGTGAAGTACCGATGTACCGTATTGAGAAAAATCCGCGGCTGGCGCGCAAACAAGGTGCCTATAGCGTGATCGCCGCAAGCGGCCTTATTCTCAAACGAGGCATGGAACTCGACCGCGTACTGAAAATCTTCGACAAATCCCTGCGGATTGTCCAGAGCTAG
- the ccmA gene encoding heme ABC exporter ATP-binding protein CcmA, with product MRLVAENLAGERGGEILFSGLNFTITGGEALIITGPNGAGKSTLLRIIAGLLEKAEGSIRLDNAPAGFESLVGACHYLGHLNAMKPVLSVEENLRFWQSFNGAGQHTLREALDRVQLGDIGHLPFAYLSTGQKRRASIARLLISHRPVWLLDEPTAGLDKASEEQFAELMRAHLASGGIVVAATHLPLGLGDAQGLVMGGNGQAHAGSREYSA from the coding sequence ATGCGGTTAGTCGCCGAAAATCTGGCAGGTGAGCGGGGCGGAGAGATTTTATTTTCCGGGCTAAACTTCACCATTACAGGCGGAGAGGCGCTGATAATTACCGGGCCGAATGGTGCGGGAAAATCGACCCTCTTGCGAATCATTGCAGGACTTCTGGAGAAGGCAGAGGGAAGTATCCGGCTTGATAATGCGCCTGCCGGTTTCGAGAGCCTTGTTGGAGCCTGTCACTATCTCGGTCACCTCAATGCCATGAAGCCGGTTTTGAGCGTCGAAGAGAATTTGCGTTTCTGGCAGTCATTCAACGGCGCCGGACAACACACACTCCGCGAAGCGCTGGACCGTGTGCAGCTCGGTGATATCGGACATCTGCCTTTTGCTTATCTCTCGACCGGACAAAAACGACGGGCAAGTATTGCACGGCTTTTGATCAGCCATCGCCCGGTCTGGTTGCTGGATGAACCGACGGCAGGTCTCGACAAGGCATCGGAAGAGCAATTTGCCGAATTGATGCGTGCGCATCTGGCGAGTGGAGGAATTGTAGTTGCCGCGACTCATTTGCCGCTGGGGCTTGGCGACGCACAAGGGCTCGTGATGGGAGGCAATGGGCAAGCTCATGCCGGAAGTCGGGAGTATAGCGCCTAA
- a CDS encoding ABC transporter ATP-binding protein: MTKSVITLDHIELTLGSGASSVHVLKGISLAINSGQSVGIVGPSGSGKSTLLMVLAGLERIDSGSVEIAGQKLETMTEDATAAFRGTNIGIVFQSFHLIPNMTALENVAVPLELAGNPDAFAIAERELAAVGLADRVTHYPGELSGGEQQRVAIARALAPSPKILIADEPTGNLDTTTGRQIADLLFQKQKDLGLTLVLVTHDPALSARCDREIRVRSGLIEADEHAPELKKTA, translated from the coding sequence GTGACTAAATCCGTCATCACGCTCGATCACATTGAGTTGACTCTAGGGTCGGGTGCTTCGTCCGTCCATGTTCTCAAAGGCATATCGCTCGCCATTAACAGCGGGCAATCGGTGGGAATTGTCGGACCATCAGGTTCCGGAAAGTCGACCTTGCTGATGGTTCTTGCCGGGCTTGAACGGATCGATTCCGGCTCGGTCGAAATTGCCGGGCAAAAGCTGGAGACTATGACCGAGGATGCGACGGCTGCCTTTCGCGGCACGAATATCGGTATTGTTTTTCAGTCCTTTCATCTCATTCCCAATATGACCGCGCTTGAAAACGTTGCTGTTCCTCTGGAGCTGGCTGGCAACCCCGACGCCTTTGCCATCGCCGAGCGTGAACTGGCAGCGGTCGGACTGGCAGACCGCGTGACCCATTATCCCGGAGAATTGTCGGGCGGTGAGCAACAACGCGTGGCTATCGCCCGTGCCCTTGCACCATCGCCAAAAATCCTGATTGCCGACGAGCCAACCGGCAATCTTGATACGACGACTGGTCGGCAGATTGCAGATCTTTTGTTCCAGAAGCAGAAAGATCTCGGACTTACGCTGGTGCTCGTCACCCACGATCCGGCGCTATCAGCCCGTTGTGATCGCGAAATTCGCGTTCGTTCCGGATTGATCGAGGCGGATGAGCATGCACCGGAGCTGAAGAAAACCGCATGA
- a CDS encoding Bax inhibitor-1/YccA family protein: MADYRNIQARTSAGVRVDAGIDQGLRSYMLKVYNMMGIGLAVTGLAALAIVYLATTNDPSLAAAQLPNGKMLTSFGVVFYTSPLKWVVMLAPLAAVFFLSFRIEKMSVPAAQATFWVYAALVGLSLSTVFLVFTSGSIVQTFFITAASFGALSLYGYTTKRDLSGMGSFLFMGLIGILLAGLVNIFLQSSALQFAISAIGVLVFAGLTAYDTQSIKEMYYEGDSSDTYGRKAIMGALRLYLDFINMFMFLLQFLGNRN; the protein is encoded by the coding sequence ATGGCTGACTATCGCAACATCCAGGCCCGTACATCGGCCGGAGTGCGTGTGGACGCGGGGATCGATCAAGGTCTGCGCAGCTACATGCTGAAGGTCTATAACATGATGGGGATCGGTCTCGCAGTGACCGGTCTGGCCGCACTCGCAATCGTTTATCTCGCAACCACCAACGATCCTTCCCTCGCTGCAGCACAATTGCCAAACGGCAAGATGCTGACGAGCTTCGGTGTTGTTTTCTATACATCGCCGTTGAAATGGGTCGTCATGCTCGCACCGCTCGCCGCAGTGTTCTTCCTGAGCTTCCGCATTGAAAAAATGTCGGTTCCTGCAGCCCAGGCAACATTCTGGGTTTATGCTGCGCTTGTAGGTCTTTCACTGTCGACGGTCTTTCTGGTGTTTACATCGGGCAGCATCGTCCAGACATTCTTTATCACCGCTGCATCTTTTGGTGCTTTGTCGCTTTACGGCTACACAACGAAGCGTGATCTCTCCGGAATGGGCTCGTTCCTGTTCATGGGCTTGATCGGCATTCTGCTTGCAGGTTTGGTCAACATCTTCCTGCAGTCGAGCGCTTTGCAGTTTGCAATCTCTGCGATCGGTGTTCTGGTCTTCGCTGGCCTGACTGCCTATGACACGCAGAGCATCAAGGAAATGTACTACGAGGGTGACAGTTCAGACACTTATGGCCGCAAGGCTATCATGGGTGCGCTGCGTCTCTATCTCGATTTCATCAACATGTTCATGTTCCTGCTGCAGTTTCTGGGCAACCGTAACTGA
- a CDS encoding arylesterase yields MIFKPLIKIIVSLGLVALPSLALANQNAVSGHALSVVGFGDSLMSGFELPVQDSFTAQLEKSLKDKGVEISIANAGVAGDTTTGGLARLDWSVPDGTDLVILELGANDALRGISPEISEKNLAEMIEKLQKRKIQVILAGMLAPPNMGGDYEQKFNAIFPDLAKKYDVPLYPFFMDGIATEASLLQADGMHPTTQGVAVMVKGFLPIMQKTIKQPTVTSDTSDSTDQ; encoded by the coding sequence ATGATATTCAAACCATTGATAAAGATCATTGTGTCGCTCGGCCTTGTTGCCCTGCCATCCCTCGCCTTGGCCAATCAAAATGCCGTGTCCGGTCATGCGCTCTCCGTCGTCGGATTTGGCGACAGTCTGATGTCTGGCTTTGAACTTCCGGTTCAGGACTCCTTTACCGCCCAGCTGGAAAAATCTCTGAAAGACAAAGGCGTAGAGATTTCGATCGCCAATGCCGGCGTCGCCGGTGATACGACGACGGGCGGCCTTGCGCGTCTCGACTGGTCCGTTCCGGATGGTACTGATCTTGTCATTCTCGAACTTGGTGCCAATGACGCCCTGAGGGGTATCTCGCCAGAGATTAGCGAAAAGAACCTGGCTGAAATGATCGAGAAGCTGCAGAAGCGTAAAATTCAGGTCATTCTTGCCGGAATGCTGGCGCCGCCAAATATGGGCGGTGATTACGAACAGAAGTTCAACGCGATCTTCCCCGATCTTGCCAAGAAATATGACGTGCCGCTCTACCCGTTCTTCATGGATGGCATAGCGACAGAAGCATCGCTGCTACAGGCCGATGGCATGCATCCAACCACACAAGGTGTCGCCGTGATGGTGAAGGGTTTCCTTCCGATCATGCAAAAAACAATCAAGCAGCCAACGGTAACGTCGGATACATCAGATAGTACCGACCAGTAA
- a CDS encoding ABC transporter permease, giving the protein MSATRSSTSPSLRLALRFALREMRNGLSGFYIFLACIALGVAAIGGVNSVANSVTSGISTQGQSILGGDIRFQLNQREVNPDERAFVESKGRVAVSANMRSMARLADGSDQSLVEVKAVDNAYPLYGSLDTAPVLDRDALFADKNGAFGAAVAQIFLDRLNLKLGDRILLGSATFELRAVINNEPDVLSDGFGFAPRFLVSLDGLRAAGLVQPGSLVEHSYKIALPVGASEADITAIRNEAQTKFPQAGWTIRSRTNAAPSLSANVERFSQFLTLVGLTALIVGGVGVANAVRAYLDGKRGVIATFKSLGAPGWFVIAVYLIQIVLIALIGIAIGLVLAAIIPYVAGYALQSVLPIAAKGGFYPGALAWAALFGLLTTLAFAILPLGRARDIPATALFREQGFDQRGWPKPVYIAVAVALVAILCLLAVFFAYDRRIAVTFIGAVAFSFLVLRAVSSLVQWLARRAPRVRSTALRLAIGNIHRPGALTPSVVLSLGLGLTLLVTLALIDGSLRQQLAGNLPERAPNFFFVDIQSTQVDQFTSLLQKAAPQGKIVSAPMLRGRIVAFNGTDIGKLTIPPEGAWVLRGDRGITYAKKLPENSVLTAGNWWPEDYAGEPLVSFSAEEARNLGFKLGDTVTVNALGRNVTARIANFRQVQWESLAINFVMVFSPNAFAGAPHAWLATLTDPSATTQEDATVMRDVTRAFPAVTSVRVKDAISIANELVGQLAVAIRAAASVALIASILVLGGALAAGNRARVHDAVVLKTLGATRRTLIKAFSYEYVILGLATATFALFAGGLAAWYVIVRVMKLPASFQPEVAVSTLVLALVLTVGFGLAGTWRILGQKAAPILRNL; this is encoded by the coding sequence ATGAGTGCGACCAGATCCTCCACGTCGCCGTCTTTGCGGTTGGCGCTGCGTTTCGCTCTGCGCGAGATGCGCAATGGCCTGTCAGGGTTTTACATTTTCCTTGCCTGTATTGCCTTGGGCGTTGCAGCCATTGGCGGGGTGAACTCGGTTGCCAATTCTGTGACATCAGGCATTTCCACGCAGGGCCAAAGCATTCTGGGTGGCGACATTCGTTTTCAACTCAACCAGCGTGAGGTTAATCCAGACGAGCGTGCCTTTGTGGAAAGCAAGGGCCGCGTTGCCGTCAGCGCCAATATGCGATCCATGGCTCGTTTGGCCGATGGTTCTGATCAGTCGCTGGTGGAGGTAAAGGCGGTCGATAATGCCTATCCGCTCTATGGTTCCCTTGATACGGCGCCGGTGCTGGACAGAGATGCGCTCTTTGCTGACAAAAACGGAGCATTCGGCGCCGCTGTTGCGCAGATTTTTCTTGACCGGCTTAACCTCAAGCTGGGTGATCGGATATTGCTCGGTTCTGCAACGTTCGAATTACGGGCTGTGATCAACAACGAGCCGGATGTTCTGTCGGATGGTTTTGGATTCGCCCCGCGTTTTCTGGTGTCGCTTGATGGATTGCGTGCTGCGGGGCTGGTCCAGCCGGGCAGCCTGGTCGAGCACAGCTACAAGATTGCCCTGCCCGTCGGGGCGAGCGAAGCCGATATCACCGCTATCCGCAACGAGGCACAAACAAAGTTTCCGCAAGCTGGCTGGACCATCCGCAGCCGTACCAATGCCGCGCCGTCTTTGAGCGCCAATGTCGAGCGGTTCTCGCAGTTTTTGACACTGGTTGGTCTAACGGCATTGATCGTCGGAGGCGTCGGTGTTGCCAATGCGGTACGTGCCTATCTCGACGGCAAACGCGGCGTCATCGCCACCTTCAAGTCATTGGGTGCGCCGGGTTGGTTTGTCATCGCCGTCTATCTGATCCAGATCGTGCTGATTGCCCTTATCGGCATCGCAATTGGATTGGTTCTCGCGGCAATCATTCCTTACGTAGCAGGTTACGCCCTGCAGAGCGTGCTGCCAATCGCGGCCAAGGGCGGCTTTTATCCGGGAGCGCTCGCTTGGGCTGCATTGTTTGGCCTGTTGACCACGCTCGCCTTTGCCATTCTGCCGCTGGGCCGGGCCCGGGACATTCCGGCAACGGCCCTGTTCCGCGAGCAGGGTTTTGATCAGCGCGGTTGGCCCAAACCCGTCTACATCGCCGTGGCGGTTGCCCTTGTTGCCATCCTTTGTCTGTTGGCAGTGTTCTTTGCTTACGACCGGCGTATTGCAGTCACATTTATTGGTGCTGTTGCGTTTTCATTCCTTGTTTTGCGTGCGGTTTCCAGTCTCGTACAGTGGCTCGCGCGCCGCGCGCCACGGGTTCGTTCCACTGCACTTCGCCTTGCCATAGGTAATATCCACCGGCCGGGCGCGTTGACGCCGTCGGTCGTCCTGTCGCTCGGTCTGGGTTTGACACTTCTGGTGACACTCGCCTTGATCGACGGCAGTCTGCGCCAGCAATTGGCCGGTAACTTGCCGGAGCGCGCGCCAAACTTCTTCTTTGTCGATATCCAGAGTACGCAGGTCGACCAGTTCACCAGCCTTCTGCAGAAAGCTGCGCCACAGGGCAAGATCGTCAGCGCTCCGATGTTGCGCGGACGTATCGTTGCCTTCAATGGCACGGATATTGGCAAGCTCACCATACCGCCGGAAGGTGCGTGGGTATTGCGCGGCGATCGCGGCATTACCTATGCGAAGAAGCTACCTGAAAATTCGGTCCTTACAGCTGGTAACTGGTGGCCGGAGGATTATGCGGGTGAACCGCTGGTATCGTTCTCGGCGGAAGAGGCGCGCAATCTCGGTTTTAAACTGGGCGACACAGTCACGGTTAATGCGCTTGGCCGTAATGTTACGGCACGGATCGCTAATTTCCGGCAAGTGCAGTGGGAATCTCTGGCGATCAATTTCGTCATGGTTTTCTCGCCCAATGCCTTTGCCGGTGCGCCCCATGCATGGCTCGCTACTTTGACTGACCCTTCGGCAACCACGCAGGAAGACGCAACGGTTATGCGTGACGTTACCCGTGCCTTCCCGGCTGTCACATCTGTGCGGGTCAAGGATGCAATTTCAATTGCCAACGAACTGGTGGGCCAATTGGCAGTTGCTATCCGTGCGGCGGCATCGGTAGCGCTGATTGCTTCAATTCTCGTGCTGGGTGGTGCACTCGCGGCGGGCAATCGCGCCCGTGTACACGATGCGGTGGTCCTGAAGACCCTTGGAGCAACGCGGCGCACGCTCATAAAGGCTTTCAGCTATGAGTATGTGATCCTTGGACTGGCGACGGCGACTTTCGCGCTTTTTGCTGGCGGTTTGGCCGCCTGGTATGTGATCGTGCGTGTCATGAAGCTGCCTGCATCGTTCCAGCCGGAGGTGGCGGTTTCGACTCTGGTGCTGGCACTGGTTCTGACTGTTGGTTTCGGGTTGGCGGGAACTTGGAGAATACTCGGTCAAAAGGCTGCGCCAATTCTGCGAAACCTCTGA
- the ccmB gene encoding heme exporter protein CcmB codes for MLSLFLRDTRLGLRAGGGVLVGILFFLAVIAVVPFGVGPDLKLLSRIGAAMLWIGALLATLLGLDRLFQADRDDGSLDLLIMASDRHILALTVLVKCLAHWTTSVLPLVIASPLLGLFMNMEPAAIGATTLTLLVGTPAITLIGAVGAAVAVALPRGGLLVSVIILPLTIPVLIFGVSAAYGAVEDPAPFVAPFLILIAITLFFAVIGPLAAAAALKSSAD; via the coding sequence ATGCTCTCGCTCTTTCTACGCGACACACGATTGGGTCTGCGCGCCGGTGGCGGTGTTCTTGTCGGAATATTATTCTTTCTGGCAGTCATTGCTGTTGTGCCATTCGGTGTCGGGCCGGATCTCAAGCTGCTCAGCCGTATTGGCGCTGCCATGCTATGGATTGGTGCCTTGCTGGCAACGCTGCTTGGTCTCGACCGGTTGTTTCAGGCGGATCGCGATGATGGCTCTCTCGACTTGCTGATCATGGCTTCAGACCGGCACATCTTGGCGCTGACCGTTCTCGTCAAATGTCTGGCACATTGGACCACAAGTGTTTTGCCGCTTGTTATAGCTTCTCCTCTGCTCGGCCTTTTCATGAATATGGAGCCCGCCGCCATCGGCGCTACAACGCTGACGCTGCTTGTTGGTACACCTGCAATCACGTTGATAGGGGCTGTCGGTGCGGCGGTCGCCGTGGCACTGCCGCGGGGCGGCCTGCTTGTATCCGTGATCATCCTGCCGCTGACCATTCCAGTGCTGATTTTTGGCGTATCGGCGGCCTATGGCGCGGTGGAGGACCCTGCGCCTTTTGTCGCGCCCTTCCTTATTCTGATTGCAATTACACTGTTCTTTGCCGTCATTGGACCATTGGCTGCGGCTGCGGCGCTGAAATCGTCAGCCGATTGA